Below is a window of Trueperaceae bacterium DNA.
AAGTCCTGGTAGACGAGAACGCCTTTCTCGTCACAAACGTCGTAGAGTTCCTCCCTCTCCACAACACAGTAAACGCGCACCATGTTCATGTTGGCTTCCTTCATGAACTGCACGTCCTGTTCGTACTTCTCACGTGTCATGTTGGCCTGGAATTGCTCACTCAAGTAATTTGGGCCTTTAGCGAAGATTCGTTCACCGTTGATGTAACACTCCCAAGTACCCTCAACTTGATGAAGGTGCCGTAATCCCATCCGGTCACTCATTTCATCTAGGACTCCTTGGTCATCAGAAACAGTAACTGTGATGTCGTAAAGATTCTGCTCACCCATATCCCACGGCCACCATAATTGCGGATCATCAACATCCACATAACAATCAATCTCCGAACGACCAGGCGGCAACAAAAAGTCATTTTCCACAAAATAGGCCTTACCATCGAAATTGTGTGGAGTTAGCGCAACTCTCACTCGCTTTGTTTTGAAGGATCCGCTAGTGTTGAAAATAACGATCCTACTTTGTACCTTAGCGGTACTTGATTCTAAATTTACAAGAGGAGTTGCTTTAAGCCGTTCGAGGTAACCATCTCTACTTGATAAAAGCGCAACGTCATTAGTGATACCCCCAGGGTCCACATTAGGATCATTAGCATCCCAATTCATACCCGGTAGCGCACCTTTGAAAATGTCAAAGCGTTTGGTAGGAGCNCCTGNGTTTTCCACCTTTACTACAAGGAGGTTTTCTCCTTCACGAATCCACTTGGAAACATCGAACGCAAAGTGCTGAAAGAAGCCCTCGTGACTACCGAGGTAGTATCCGTTAAGCCAGGCATCACAAAAGTAATCAACGCCNTTGAAGAGAATCCGNAAGACGTTATTAACTCCATCGGGAGTGTACGAGAAGCGAGTGCGATACCAGGCAATACCATCGTTGTAGTCGTACCCCTCAGTATGCCAATTAGCAGGTACCTGAATGTCTTCCCACAAACCATCATCAAACTCCACGTCGAAAAAGGTTGTCTCGCGAGCCCAGCTTTGAGTGGTTTTTTCCGGTTCCTGGAAGTCTCCGATGTTTTCTGGATCTGTCTTGAACTTCCAACGGCCATTAAGCGGACTGACGTTACGACGATTAAGCACTTACTGCTCCATGGAATAAGGTAATCATTTGAATAGAAAATAATTGTTGGACTTTCGGAAAAACGTAGTCTGACATAGACCGCCTCCACCTCTAATATACCTCTACTTTGGGCGTAGGTATATTTGTTAAACAGGTTAAAGATGCAAAGCTAGGAGATGCACATTCCCATCCGGAATGTACTAAATATGCACGGAGCTGCAAGGCTGAGATGCGAGACGCTACTTATCGGATGATAACCATCAATGTTTGTGATTCTAAATCAAAAAAGTCAATACAGTTATTAACAATAATTTTGTTTCTTGAAGTGATTTAAACAAGTTTAAAGAGTCATGTCGACGCAGAATTTGGGTATTTTTAGCGACGTAACGATGGTGCCGGGAGCGGGACTTGAACCCGCACGCCCTTTGGGGCAACAGATTTTAAGTCTGTCGCGTCTACCGATTCCGCCATCCCGGCACATTACTTAAACAGTCCATCAGTGCTACACAATACTACGGATGCAGTTAAAGCTTAAAGATCCCTATTTTATTATGCAATGGGTTTAATCCCTAGTCGAGGGAAGTCACAGTATTTATGTAGTCTTTGTCCATTTCCTCTGCACTCCAATTCAATTCCTTACCCAATATGTCGCTTACCCGTTTAGCAGCATTTCTAGTCGCTGTGTGATCAAGAACCCCCAAACGCGTACGGCGAGTTAGTGCATCTATACCAGACATAGCTCCTTCAGTTCTTGCCGCGTAAACTATCTCCGCTTCAATGAAAGGTTGATCCTCGGTCAGGCGCTTACTTAAACCGTTGGAGGCTAATTCTGCCACAACATTAGCTTGATCCCCATAAGCACGTGCTAGGTGATCAGCTATGTCTGAATCAAAACCGTGATCTTGAGTTAATTGGTCAGCAATATTTGGCGTAAAATGCTTGGCTCCAAATAACGCTAATTTCTCGGTCTGGGATGGCCTAGGTGCTGTCAATCCCTTTGATTTTATTGCAAAGTTTACGGTGTCAAGAGCCATCTTCCGATAAGTTGTCCATTTTCCACCTGCAACCGTAATCAATCCAGAAGTGCTCACATTAACGATGTGGTCCCTCGACAACTGTGCCGTATCAGACTGCGTTGTGTTTGAAACTAATGGACGGAGTCCTGACCAAGAAGCAGTAATGTCGTCTTCGGAGACAGGTATGGAAAAATACTTCTTCAAATGGTGGAGTAAGTAGGCAATATCATCGGCTGTTGCCTTAGGATCATGAACAATCTCCGCAGGATTATCAGTAGTGCCAACCAAAGTGTGGTTTAACCAAGGTAGTAAAAACAATACCCGGCCATCTTCTGTTTCCGGGATTAGTAGTCCTGTATCTGGTGGTGAGAAAGCTTTTGACAATACAATGTGAGTACCTGAGCTTGTAGATAATATCGGTCTTGCCATTGGGTCATCCATTAATCGGATGCTATCTGAGAAAGGTCCTGTAGCATTTATTATTGCGGATGCTTCAAGTTCCCACTCATTGCCGTTTGTAGTGTCGCGTAGTGCAGCACCAATCAACTGACAATTTTGCTTTAATAGTCCAATTAACTCAACCCTATTGGCTACGGCTGCACCCTGCTGATCCGCTGTTAATATCAAAGATACGTTAAGACGGGCGTCATCAAATTGCCCATCGAAATAGACTACTGCTCCACGAAGTCCTTTCGGCTTAAGCATAGGGAAGCGAACGAGGGCCTCCCGATTGTCGATAAAGCGACTAGGTTTGATGTTGGCTTTACCTGCAAGCCAATCATAGAGCTTCAACCCAGTTAGATAGTAGGGGATGTGTAGCGGATTATACAGGGGCGTCACAATCGGTAGAGGTCGGCAAAGATGAGGGGCTATAGAAAGAAGAATAGCCCTTTCCCTAAGAGCGTCCCGAACTAGACTGAATTGAGTCCGGTCAAAAGTTTTTATGGCTTGCTCTAAGTACCTTACGCCACCGTGAATTAGTTTTGTGCTGCGACTACTAGTTCCAGATCCAAAATCATCTCGTTCGATTAAAGCTACGCGAAGGCCACGGTTTGCCGCATCTACCGCTATACCAGCTCCGACTGCGCCACCACCGATAACTAGACAATCGAAAGGCTCTGAACGAAGACGATTGAGGGCCACTTCTCTGTTCAAAGTATCGTTCCTATAGACCTACCTAAGGCGTTCTGCCAACCTGATAGTAGGGCTTCACGGTCATTGTCCTTCATGATCGGTTCGAATCTCGTACCCTCTAACCATTGGTTAGCAATTTCTTCCTTGCTTTCCCAGAAACCCACAGCTAGGCCAGCTAGATAAGCTGCACCTAGAGCAGTGGTTTCTGTATTAGCTGGCCTAACAACGGGTACTCCTAAGATATCGGCCTGGAATTGCATTAGTAGGTTATTGTTGCAAGCTCCACCATCAACCCGTAACTCTGTTAATGGTATTCCACTGGCTGCTTCCATAGCTTGTACGACATCATGGACTTGGAACGCGATTCCCTCAAGAGCAGCGCGGGCCAAATGAGCCCCTGTACTACCCCTTGTAATTCCAGTAACGGTACCGCGAGCGTGTGGATCCCAATGGGGGGCGCCGAGTCCCACGAAGGCGGGTACAAAATAGATGCCGCCGTTGTCTGATACGGATGATGCTAAATCTTCAACTTCGTTCGAGTTTTGGATGATCCCCAGGCCGTCTCGGAGCCATTGAACAACAGCCCCACCAATAAAAATACTGCCTTCGGTAGCATAATTTAAGCCATTTTGATCCCAAGCTATGGTCGTAAGGAGTCGGTCAGGAGAAGCTATTAATTCTGTTCCGGTGTTGAGTAACAGAAAGCAACCCGTACCGTAAGTATTTTTCCCTTGACCAGGAGCAAAACAAGTTTGTCCAAAAGTGGCTGCATGTTGGTCACCGGCTATGCCGGCTATCGGGACCGAATCCTTAGATAATGAGGTTATTTCCCCGTAAATTTCTGAAGAAGAGCGGACTTCTGGCAGTAGGGATTTGGGGACATTAAAAATTTCTAGAAGGTCATGGTCCCAAGTTAAGGTCTTGATGTTGAATAAAAGTGTTCTACTAGCATTGCTTACGTCCGTTACGTGAACTTCGCCTTGGGTTAATTTATAAACTAACCAACTGTCGACAGTACCAAACGCTAGCTCTCCAGCTTCTGCCCTCGTTCTGGCTCCAGGCACATTATCGAGGAGCCAAGATATTTTGCTAGCTGAAAAGTATGGGTCTAGGACAAGGCCGGTGTTTCGTATGAAGAGATCCTCTAAGCCCTCTCTTGCTAAACGGTCGGTTATGGCGGTTGTTCGTCGGTCTTGCCAGACGATAGCATTGTGGATGGGTTTTCCTGTAGAACGATCCCAAATAATGGTGGTCTCACGTTGATTAGTAAGTCCTATAGCTGCCAAGTCTGAATGTGTTGCCCCAGAAGAGGCTAAGCATTCAGATATAACCTCACGTTGACTGGTCCAAATCTCGGTTGGGTCATGCTCTACCCAACCAGGCTTCGGGTATATTTGAGTTAACTCCCGTTGCGCAAATGATTTAGTCTGGCCCGCATGGTCGAAAAGAAGAGCTCTCGAGCTGGTGGTTCCCTGATCAATTGCTAAAATGAGATCAGGCATTACCAAAACCCTGTGGCGCCCCTTCTTTCAAAAGGTCTTCTAGGCGAAGGTGTGCATAAAGCCTGTCTCCCTGTAGCACTCGCTTTAGTATTATTTGGTCTCTGGGCGTCGGGCGGCTATGATTGCGACGGACGGTTTCAAAACGACCTACTCCTAAATGAAGACTTAACAGTGTAATTATCTCTCCTATGCGGAATTGATGGCGGCTAAAGGCCTTAAGCGTTAATTTGCTGGTGTCCGGGAAGAAATGTAGCGTAACGTTAGATTCAGGTAATAGCGTAGCACCACTATTTCCAGGACAAAGAGAATCATAGAAAGAGAAAAGGCGGGTATCTGATACAGCTTCGGGCTCTATGATNCGCCCGAGGTCTTNTAANATTTCTTTGCCAACTACTTCTTTGGACATTGCTTCGGCACTGGCCTGGAATCCGTCTAAAACAATATGTAGGCCATAGGACATAGGTTCCGGCATGCCTGGTAGCATACCAATCTGTTTGTGTTAAATGCTGAATGGATACGGAAGGGGCATAAACCAATTAATTAAAAGGTAGGTTAGTTCCTTAAAAAAGAGTTCTGTGTTTTAACATATCTTGAGTAGCGCTTTAGTTTTTTCAATACACTAGATCTAGCCTAATTCTTGGCGTTATAGTTCCTCGAGCCGTAAGAAACAAATTGTGTTGAAGTGTAATCAATTATGTTGTTCTCCTGGAGTTTCTTGTCGGGTCAATACGGTTTACTTTATAAATTGAATAAGAAACAAAGCTTCATACCAGGCAGCTATTAAAAGAAATAGAAGGACAATAGGAAATATTACGAACAGCTTTTTTGCCGCAANAGGGTAGGAACGNAAACCTCGGCGAATGATCGTNGCCAATAAAATCCNGCCANCAGCCACTACTAGGAAATANGCTGTTAATTCCAGAAAAACTAGGATCAGTACGAATAGAAGATTAGGCCCAGAAAAGGCTCCCAGTAGGCCAAAAGGAATTCCTTGAATAAAAAATGAGGACGCGCTTAGGACATATGCGGGAATTCCAAACAGCAAAGCAAAGGTACCTGTGAGAGAAGCAGCTACGACAACGAAATTTTGATAAAAGGTCACGGTAGCAGCCCGAACGACGTTACCACTGCCGTAAGCCTCAGTAGCGCCTACTGCTGTTATCGTGGTTTCTATGAGAGTAACCACGGAGTCACGACACTCGCTGGGTAATTGTGACCCAAGAAATGATCCGAGAAAAAACATACTGTAGAGGCCCAATAGGGTTCCTATCACTAAGCGTTTGTGAGATCTTAAGACTCTTAATCCTTCCTCTAACCATTTTCGTAGTATCGATTTCGTTATAGTTAAGTACAGGACAAACAAACTAAAGGCAGAAAAAATGGTTAGAGGAAGGGATCCCTGAAGCCAGCGACGGCCGGTTTGGTTGTCATCAATCCAATAGCCAACTTTGGTCGCCTCCCAAAGCGCTTTTCCCTCGCTTCGCTTCAATGTTACTTGAACAATTTCTAACCGGTTCCGAGGCAGGGTGGCACTATATGTATATTTGAGGACNGTGGGATCACCGGTATTTATGGCTCGGCTGTCATTGAGATTGACTTCTGTTCCCTGTAGGGGAGGTGGGTTCAGGATCACATCAGGTAGTGTTTTGCAAGCAGCCTCTAAGCCCAGATTTTGGTAGTTCTCAAAAGTCGGCCGTTCTAAGTTAAGCCACTTGATAATCGCCTGATCTGCAGTTTCTTGTGGGTCGGTACCGACAACTCGTTGGCTTATACCGATACTACTTATGGACACTATGGAAGCTAGTATTAAGGCTCCCAAAAAAAGGCGTCTTACCTTTGCTTGCATGCTGTTAAGCATACCTGGAACTTAGTCGGTGAGGGTGTGCAAGACATGACTCAAAAGATACAATCTATCGTGGGAATTTGGGGAAGAAGTTTAACTCTTATGCAACGCACTCTTTGGGGAGTGTTTTTGCGGTTTGTAAAGCCGGATGATTCTTTNGCTCAAAAGAATCTAAGCTCTAATGAATACAAACTCTATTCCAGGATGGATCCTCGGGAGCGCCATCATGGTTGTCAAGTAGCAAAGGAGNTCCTTCAGCGTAATCCCCAAAGTTCTGCTGTTTTGATTAGAGCGGCAATACTACATGATGTAGGTAAAAGTTCCCGTCCATTTGTCCTGTGGAGGCGAATATTGGTACACATCATCAAAACGGGAGTATTTCCACCCAAACCAATACTAGGTGGAATTAGAGGGGACATGCAGATGAAGGTAAATCACNCGATTTATGNGTCTGAAATGATCCGTAAATCGGGTGGGTGTGAGAAGGTTGCTCGATTGGTTGAACTCCATCATGATCCACGTNGGGATANAGAGGCTGAGTGGTTGANAAGGGTGGATAATGAAGCCTGAAGAATTACGCTCTTGGCTTTTTGAACGGAAAAATGTTGGGATGAGGCCAGGCTTGACAAGGGTTAGGTCGATGTTGCAGAAATTAGGAAACCCTGAGCGGGAATTTGATTCCATTCTAGTAGCGGGGACTAACGGGAAGGGAAGCGTTACGGCTTCTCTCGATTCATGTTTAATGGCGGGTGGGTACTCTTCAGCTCGTTTTACAAGCCCCCACTTGCAGAGAGTTACAGAACGGTTCGTTATTAATGGCCAGGAAGCGTCATTTGATCACCTGGCTCAGGTTTTGGCTGAGCTGAGGGATGAGGCGGATCGACTTAGAGCAAGTTTTTTTGAAATAACCACGGCTGCTGCCTTCCGGTTGTTCGCAGACGCAAAGGTTGATTTTGGTGTTATAGAAGTCGGACTTGGCGGTCGTCTTGACGCTACCAATGTGGTGGAACCGGTACTAAGCGTTATTACAGAGATTGGTCTTGATCACACAGGAACGCTAGGTGAGACCTTAGCCGAGATTGCAAAGGAGAAAGCAGGGATACTCCGATCTGGCGTACCAGCCGTTACTTCAGCTCGAGGACAGGCGTTACGTGAAATAAAATGTTCTGCAGCCCGGCTTGGTACCCCTCTGTTAACTCTAGACGAAGCTTCTATCAGCCATCAGAACCTTGGTTGGTCAGGATTGAAAATAGGCATAGAGGGATGGGGTAAGACAATTTCAGTACAGTCCCCCGCGGTTGGAACGCATCAGGTTAGGAATCAGGCTTTGGCTATAGCCGCAGGTTGGGCGATTAATTTGCCTAACGAATCTCTCAAGCGGGGGATAAAGAACTCTGTTTGGCAGGGGAGGCTGGAGAGGTTTTTGTATCGAGGTCGTGAAGTCGTTCTTGATGGGGCTCATAATCCGGCTGCAGCTAGAATCGTTAGTCGGGAGCTAACAAAACTACTTCCCGCGGGTTATACGCTCTTACTTGGCATCACTAAAGGTAAGGATGCTTTAGGGGTACTAAAGCCTCTCTGTAAAAATGCCAACCATCTGGTTTTAACCGAGGCAGTTAGTGGCCCCAAAGGTATGCCAGTATCGGAGCTTAAAGCTCTGTGTCCAGAATCTGATTCCGTGATAGATCCTGTGCAAGCTTTAGGAGCAGCCATAGAACAGACTCCTACGGGGGGTGCATTAGTGATAGCGGGAAGCCTTTATCTTGTTGGAGTCCTGCGGGAAATAGTTATGACAGATACCGTTAAATCAAAAAATAGGGTTTAAATCTAAAAAAGTGTAGGTTCGTGTGTCTGGAGCGAGGGTATGTGTTTAATGAGCCCAATTATCCCTAATAGAAGCACACCACAGAAAATGGTAATGGCCACCCTTGAAGTTTCGCCAGCGTAAATTAGTACCAATAACACTATGAGTGGATAGATACCGATAGTTATCGTCGAGGCGAGATTAACGCGGCGAAGCACCAGGATTATGGTAATCAAGGTAATTAAGCCAAATAGGGCAGGAATAGGGTAAAGAGGCAACCCAACTCCTAAAGTTGTAGACAACCCCTTACCGCCTTTTAAGCCAATATAAGGTGACCATCCGTGACCGACTACAGCCGTGGCCCCAGCGACTAGCGGAATGGCTAATAACCACAAATCAGTTGCTCCGTTTAAGGAAGCTAGCTTCATCCCGAGAAAAGTAGCCAGTGAACCTTTTCCGATGTCTGCTAGCAGTACTAATACGCCTTTAACCACCCCAACGTTACGAACGGTGTTCATGGCACCCATATTTCCGGATCCAATCGTAAAAATGGACTTACCATTTAACCTTGCTAAGAGAGCGGCGCTTGGAAATCCCCCTATCAGGTAACCAAAAAGTGCCGAGACTAGTAACGCGAACACTTTACTGGCTCGTCTCGCTAAAAGTAGGGCGATTACTATCAAAAGAGTGGAGGTGTTCAACATGGAAGGAGCAATATTGACGAAATAGCATTTCGTGCTCTTTCCGCTTAGCGAAGGGACGTTGGAGGCTAGAGCGAATCGTACCGACTAAAATTTCTCTTAGGTCGTCTCCTACTATTGTAGGAATTGGGAGGCCAATTTGGCACTTTTCACAGGTGATTCCCCCACCAGAAATATCGAAGAAATGAAGAGGAGGCGCCGTATTGCATCGGGAGCATCTCTGCACTCTCGGTGCTATTCCAGCTGCCTGTAGAAGTCGCCATGAGAAGATTAGTCCAATTTTAGCTGGATCTTCTGACTGGTTGAGTCCACGGAGGCCGCCAGCCAAGTAGTAATAAATCCGTTCCCCGATTTGGATATCTACGGTTAGGGCATCTGCCAGTTCCGCGAGCTGGTGCGCATGAGGATAAATTTCTGGACGGCTTAGGTTAGGTAGAGCACCGTTGAGCTGAACTTGCGTTAAGATCGCAAGGTCATCTTCCCGCCGGCGATAACTCTGGACAATTACATCGTGGAATAGACTTAGCCGACCTAAGTTCCCACCAGGTAGCTTACCTTTCCGAGCAATACCTCGCCATTTTAGGTTCGTGCTCAGAATGGTCGCAATTACATCCCCACTTGGTAAGGGCTTTCTCCTTATAACTATTCCTCCCGAGGTGGTATAGCGTTGTGCCATGGTAGATTATTTCATCCGTTCGTATTGAGAAGTTTGTGTTTGGTTAGGGGTCGTCTGCTCGTAACAATACAACGGGTGAAATGGGTTCTAAATGGGTAGGCTCGCCTTTCCCAATCCGAAGAAAATCTCCTGTCTTTAAAATACGAAAATCACCGTGGGGTAGGTCGATTATGACCTCTCCTTCAATCACTAAAAACCACTGTGGGGTTTGTGGTGTAAAACGTCCCCTTTCACTCACTCGTTGGACCGACAATGTAGTTCCCGGTACCTTTACAGGGAGACCGTCACCTGCACTTGCTAACCCTGAAAGATTCAAGGTATGGCCTATCATAAGTTAAGGACGTTTCTCAGATTGGGCCCTAGCCTTACCGTGAGCCATACGGAGCTTGAACATTCCGCGTTTGTGCATCGCGGCAACCTCTTCCTCGGTAAGTCTGGTGGCAGTGGCTACTGCCTTTAAGTCGATAGCGGCAGAGCCGTTTAAACCCTCGATTCGTGTTACTACATCGGCTACGTTTTTGTCTAGTTCAGCTAAATGCTGCGAAAGATCATCCCAAGTGGCTTTAGGCCGAGAGCTTTTGGGCTTACTGGCTTTAGGACGTTTCTTTTTGGCAGCGGCCCGACTACCCCTGGGTGTAGGTTTTTTTGCTTCCTTTTCAGCTAGCAGGGTAAGTCCCTGTTCAAATGTTACGGTTTCAGGAGTTATCCCTTTGGGCAAGGTGGCGTTTGTGGACGCATGTTTAACATAAGGCCCGTAACGTCCATCCAATACTTGCACGGGTTCTCCAGAATCCGGGTGGTCCCCAAGTATTCGGAGCGGTTTATTCCGGTTTTCTTTTTTGGTTATTAGTGCTATCGCACGATCCAGTGATGTCTCGAATAGATTGTCGCCCTTCGGTAGCGAGGCGTATACCTTTCCATGGCGTACGAATGGCCCGTAGCGACCTATACCAATTTCAATAGGGACTCCCGATTTAGGATGTAGACCAATATCTTTTGGCAAGTTAATGAGTTCAACGGCCAAAGATTCCGTGACATCCTGTCGGCTTAACCCAGGAGGTAGGGATACGCGCTTCGGTTTTTTCTTTGTATCCTTTTCGCCTAGTTCTAGGTAGGGTCCATATGGTCCGGAACGAAGGGTTATAGGAAGGCCTGTGTTAGGGTCTTCGCCAATAGCCTCATCGCCATCTTGGCCGTTACGTAGAAGTTTTTCTATACTTTCCTGGGTTAGGTCAGCGGGCGATAAATCATTTGGCAGAGAAGCGGTAACAATTTCGTTATTTATGCTACCTTCTACATAAGGACCATAACGACCAACTCGGACCCGATAGGGTCCCCATTTTTCAGCTTGGATAGTTGAGATAGAACGTGCGTCAATTGTTGTAAGACCCTCCTCAACACGAGCTTCTATACCATCTTCACCCAGGAAAAATGACTTTAGATAAGGAGTGGAATTAAGTTTGCCAGATGCAATATCGTCGAGAGCTGATTCCATTGTAGCCGTGAATTCTGTATCAACAAGATGAGAGAATTGATCTTCAAGGAGACTGTTGGTTGCGAAGGCCGTAAAAGTTGGCACCAGCTGACTTCCAGACTTCCTTGCATATCCACGTTGCATGACGGTTTCAATTATGCTGGCATAGGTGCTCGGTCGCCCAATCCCTTCCAACTCAAGAAGCTTTACAAGAGAGGCCTCAGTATATCGAGCGGGTGGTTTTGTTTCGTGTCCGATAACCCCAACACCATTACAAGCCAATTCATCCCCAGCAAATAATTCTGGTAAGGGTTGTTCTCTGTCCTCTAGAACGGCTTCGGGATCGTCTGAACCTTCAACGTAGGCCCGGAAGAAGCCTGGGAAAAGGGTAGTTCGGCCAGTTGCGCGGAAGAGGGCGACTTCGCCATCTCCTAACACTTCTATTCTCGCAGTGACAAACTTTAAACGAGCGTCAGTCATCTGTGTGGCTACGGTACGCTTCCAAATAAGATCGTATAAAGCTCCTTCTGAACCGGATAGTCCGAGACTGTCCTTTGTTTTCATTGCATTTCCGGCTGGCCTGATAGCCTCATGAGCTTCCTGGGCGTTCCTAGATTTGTTGGCGAATTGCCTTGGCGAAGGACTTAAGAATTCGTCGCCGTAAAGGTCCTTCACTGCTGTACGGGCCGATTCTAGGGCCTCTTGCGAGAGTAAGGTTGAATCAGTCCGCATATAGGTAATGAGGCCTTTCTCGTACAGTCCCTGGGCGACGCGCATAGTGTTTCGAGCAGAAAGGTTCAGTTTTCTGCTGGCTTCCTGTTGGAGGGTAGAAGTGATGAACGGCGGAGATGGGGATCTAGAAGAGATCCTTTCGTCTATTTCCTTTACGGACCAACGGTTCCGAGAGGCTGCTTCGGCTATAGTGGATGCTTTTTGTTCTTTTAGTAATAGAACGTCATTTCCAGCTTTGAGATGAGATTTCAATAGACCAGTATCTGGATCGAAGTCGCGTCCAGTTACGAGCCGGGTGTCTCCCAAGTGTGTAAGGGTTGCCTCAAAGGTAGTCTGGGCCTTTCCGAGGTTCGCTTTTAGATTCCAATATGCAGCAGGAACAAACTTCAATCGTTCTTTTTCACGGAGCACCATTAAACGAACAGCGACACTTTGGACTCGTCCTGCGCTTAGGCGGGGAGCGATCTTTTTCCAAAGAAGCGGAGAAATAGTGTAGCCAACAAGCCGGTCAAGAACTCTCCGAGTTTCTTGCGCCTCAACTAGGTCTTGGTTAATGGCACGAGTGTTTTCTAAAGCTTGAAGTATTGCTTTCTCGGTTATTTCGTGGAAGACCATTCTGCGTACCGGAATTTTTGGCTTTAATAGCTCTAGAAGATGCCAACCAATAGATTCGCCTTCTCGATCCTCATCCGTAGCTATATAAAGCTCATCGGCTTTTTTGAGGGCAGCCTTGAGATTCGTTACTACTGATTTTTTCCCGTTGCTCACAACATATATGGGCTGGAAATTGTTTCCTATATTTACGCCCAATCGCGACCATGTTTCTTTTTTGACCGCGGTTGGAATTTCTGCGGCGGAGGCTGGTAGGTCACGCACGTGACCCATGCTGGCTTCGACTTCGAAATTTTCCGGGAGGAAACGACTAATCGTTCTAGCCTTAGTTGGGGATTCGACTATCACAAGACTTCTGGTTTTAAGTTTGCCCATAATCATCGATCCCTTCTGAGAGTATCATCGCCAAAATATTATGCGGCGTTTTCGTTATTGTCAACTATTGTGCTACACGAATAACAAAAAAGCTATTGGAAAATTATAGCGGACTCCTGTGGGTAATGGCTCTTCCAAGGGTAACTTCATCTGCGTATTCGAGGTCACCACCGACCGGTAAGCCATAAGCTATTCGGGAGAGAGATACTCCTTTAGCTGAAAAGAGCTTTCCCAGGTACATTGCGGTTGCTTCCCCTTCCACTGTGGTTGAAGTGGCCAATATGACTTCGGAAACCTCGGTAAGCCGTTCGTCCAATTCTCGAATAGTTAGTTGATCCGGGCCTACACCATTCATGGGGCTTAAAGCACCATGGAGTACATGATATATCCCACTGTATTCTCCACTTCGTTCAATAGCTAGTAGGTCAGCAGGTTGTTCAACTACGCAAAGCGTCGCACGGTCACGACTTGGTTCATTGCAAACTGTGCAAATAGTTTCTTCGGTCGATTTGACATTGAAACAAGCAGGGCATTTGCTTAGGCCGGAGGCAGCGTCTTCAATGGATTGTGCTAACCGCAAAACTTCTTCTTCTTCCTTGTTGAAAATATGGAAGGCC
It encodes the following:
- a CDS encoding bifunctional folylpolyglutamate synthase/dihydrofolate synthase; this encodes MKPEELRSWLFERKNVGMRPGLTRVRSMLQKLGNPEREFDSILVAGTNGKGSVTASLDSCLMAGGYSSARFTSPHLQRVTERFVINGQEASFDHLAQVLAELRDEADRLRASFFEITTAAAFRLFADAKVDFGVIEVGLGGRLDATNVVEPVLSVITEIGLDHTGTLGETLAEIAKEKAGILRSGVPAVTSARGQALREIKCSAARLGTPLLTLDEASISHQNLGWSGLKIGIEGWGKTISVQSPAVGTHQVRNQALAIAAGWAINLPNESLKRGIKNSVWQGRLERFLYRGREVVLDGAHNPAAARIVSRELTKLLPAGYTLLLGITKGKDALGVLKPLCKNANHLVLTEAVSGPKGMPVSELKALCPESDSVIDPVQALGAAIEQTPTGGALVIAGSLYLVGVLREIVMTDTVKSKNRV
- a CDS encoding glycerol-3-phosphate dehydrogenase; protein product: MNREVALNRLRSEPFDCLVIGGGAVGAGIAVDAANRGLRVALIERDDFGSGTSSRSTKLIHGGVRYLEQAIKTFDRTQFSLVRDALRERAILLSIAPHLCRPLPIVTPLYNPLHIPYYLTGLKLYDWLAGKANIKPSRFIDNREALVRFPMLKPKGLRGAVVYFDGQFDDARLNVSLILTADQQGAAVANRVELIGLLKQNCQLIGAALRDTTNGNEWELEASAIINATGPFSDSIRLMDDPMARPILSTSSGTHIVLSKAFSPPDTGLLIPETEDGRVLFLLPWLNHTLVGTTDNPAEIVHDPKATADDIAYLLHHLKKYFSIPVSEDDITASWSGLRPLVSNTTQSDTAQLSRDHIVNVSTSGLITVAGGKWTTYRKMALDTVNFAIKSKGLTAPRPSQTEKLALFGAKHFTPNIADQLTQDHGFDSDIADHLARAYGDQANVVAELASNGLSKRLTEDQPFIEAEIVYAARTEGAMSGIDALTRRTRLGVLDHTATRNAAKRVSDILGKELNWSAEEMDKDYINTVTSLD
- the recO gene encoding DNA repair protein RecO, giving the protein MAQRYTTSGGIVIRRKPLPSGDVIATILSTNLKWRGIARKGKLPGGNLGRLSLFHDVIVQSYRRREDDLAILTQVQLNGALPNLSRPEIYPHAHQLAELADALTVDIQIGERIYYYLAGGLRGLNQSEDPAKIGLIFSWRLLQAAGIAPRVQRCSRCNTAPPLHFFDISGGGITCEKCQIGLPIPTIVGDDLREILVGTIRSSLQRPFAKRKEHEMLFRQYCSFHVEHLHSFDSNRPTFSETSQ
- the glpK gene encoding glycerol kinase, producing MPDLILAIDQGTTSSRALLFDHAGQTKSFAQRELTQIYPKPGWVEHDPTEIWTSQREVISECLASSGATHSDLAAIGLTNQRETTIIWDRSTGKPIHNAIVWQDRRTTAITDRLAREGLEDLFIRNTGLVLDPYFSASKISWLLDNVPGARTRAEAGELAFGTVDSWLVYKLTQGEVHVTDVSNASRTLLFNIKTLTWDHDLLEIFNVPKSLLPEVRSSSEIYGEITSLSKDSVPIAGIAGDQHAATFGQTCFAPGQGKNTYGTGCFLLLNTGTELIASPDRLLTTIAWDQNGLNYATEGSIFIGGAVVQWLRDGLGIIQNSNEVEDLASSVSDNGGIYFVPAFVGLGAPHWDPHARGTVTGITRGSTGAHLARAALEGIAFQVHDVVQAMEAASGIPLTELRVDGGACNNNLLMQFQADILGVPVVRPANTETTALGAAYLAGLAVGFWESKEEIANQWLEGTRFEPIMKDNDREALLSGWQNALGRSIGTIL